Proteins encoded in a region of the Triticum dicoccoides isolate Atlit2015 ecotype Zavitan chromosome 3A, WEW_v2.0, whole genome shotgun sequence genome:
- the LOC119273726 gene encoding protein H2A.5-like, whose protein sequence is MVGRKSSERKKFPVGRIGHYLKKDRYADRVGSGAPVYLAAALEYLAAELAGNAAKDNKKTCIMPRHLLLATCNDGELSKLLDDITIAHNGVLPNIHSVLFSKKANMH, encoded by the exons ATGGTCGGGAGGAAGAGCAGCGAGCGGAAGAAG TTTCCCGTCGGCCGCATAGGGCACTATCTCAAGAAGGACCGCTACGCGGACCGCGTCGGCTCCGGCGCACCCGTCTACCTCGCCGCCGCCCTCGAATACCTTGCCGCCGAG TTGGCGGGCAATGCGGCCAAGGACAACAAGAAGACCTGCATCATGCCGCGCCACCTGCTACTCGCCACTTGCAATGACGGGGAGCTCTCCAAGTTGCTTGACGACATCACCATTGCCCACAATGGCGTGTTGCCCAACATCCACTCTGTGTTGTTCTCCAAGAAGGCCAACATGCACTAG
- the LOC119273332 gene encoding protein H2A.5-like: MDERKSAERKKFTAGHVGHYLKKGRYVDRVGSSGPIGLAAVLEYLAADLAGNVAQYNKKTRLMPRHLLLATRNDEELSKMLDGITIAHSGVLPNIHFVLFSKKANMQ; encoded by the exons ATGGACGAGAGGAAGAGTGCCGAGCGGAAGAAG TTTACCGCCGGCCACGTCGGGCACTATCTCAAGAAGGGACGCTACGTGGACCGCGTCGGCTCCAGCGGCCCCATTGGCCTTGCCGCCGTCCTCGAATACCTTGCCGCCGAC TTGGCGGGCAATGTGGCCCAGTACAACAAGAAGACCCGCCTCATGCCGCGCCACCTGCTTCTCGCCACTCGCAACGACGAGGAGCTCTCCAAGATGCTTGACGGCATCACGATCGCCCACAGTGGCGTGTTGCCCAACATCCACTTTGTGTTGTTCTCCAAGAAGGCAAACATGCAATAG